GCAATGATTAGAGGTTAACTAAAGCCCCCATGGAGTAGGGAATTCTAACTACTAGATTACTGCTCCCTACGTTTAAATGGGTCAAAGACGGCCAATACTTCCAGCAGTGAGAAAGTTCTCCTGATAAGAGATTGTTTGATGCGTCTAAAACCTCTAATTTattctttctaattttcttttggcaTAAGAAAGTAGAAATGGGTCCATAAAATGAGTTGTTAGCTATATTGAGCACTTTGACAGTAGAACTCAAAAAAATGTCTGATACATCACATTCTATGTGGTTGTTAGAGAGATTGATAATTCTAATGTTTGAAGTCCAATTCCAAAACCAACCCGGAGCTTTACCTGAGATTCCTGACATGGACATATCTAATAAACTAAGGGATTTTTGTGATTGTAGCCATGAAGGAAAATTAGGACCTATCTTGATTGAGCTCATGTAGGCATAGTCAAGTTGGAAGGGGGGAACCCAATTGGAATTGACATTAAAGAACAAAGGTGCTTCAGACATATAGAGTTCCTTTAATTTTGAGAGTTTTTGGAAATGCCTTTCATCTACGGTACCTGTTAAAGAATTTTTTCCGACATACAATATCTCTAACTTAGAGAGAAGCCCAAGACTCTTTGGAATGGTGCCATTCAACTGATTTTGGTCAAGGTATAATGTTCTTATACGAGATAAATTCCCAACGGAAGAAGGTATAGGACCATTTAAAGAATTATCTCCAAGAAAAAGATGTTCTAATTTCTCTAAATTGAAAATGCTAGGCGGTATATTGCCTTTCAAAGAATTGCCGTACAGGTAAAGCTCTAAGAGGCTTGTACTGAGATTAGAGAACCAATTAGGTATCTCATGATTGAAATGATtatcaaaaagagaaaggacTCGAAGAGACGTGAAATTGACAAATCCGAGAGATGGATTCAGGCTATCAAGCTGGCAATTGTACAAGTATAGCTTCGAAAGAGATGGGAACTTACTCATTATTTGAAGCCAATCAACTTCTCTGTGAAGGTCAGCATCACCCAGGTCAAGGTGTTGAATGGCAGAGAGACCAGACATCCAACGAAGGTTATCTACATAGAGGGAATTAACTCCAAGTGACAAATAGCGAAGGCTTGAAAGGTTCCCAAGCTGATGAGGAATGAGTCCACAGAAGTTAGCGCCTAAGAGGTCAAGATATGTGAGACTGAACATTGAACCAAGGAAAGTTGGGATCGGAGTGCAATTAAAGTCATTGCCACTCAAATCCAAGTAATTCAAATGTTCTAATTGGAGCAACGAACTACTAATCTCACCGCCTAACCTCGAATAATTGAGGTGGAGCTCAGAGACTCGGCCGATTTTCTTGTCGCAGAAAACTCGGTCCCAAATACAGCAATCTTTATGGTCAGACCAGGATGAGAGGACGTGTTCTTGATCAGTGAGACCACGTTTGAGGGTTAGAAGGGCTTGCTTGTCTTTTTCATTGCAAGAGACATTTGAGATTGACTCtgctttgaagaagaagaagaagcttagACTGAAGGCAATGGGAAGGAACCATACTAAATAAAGCACATGATGAAGAGTTGCGAAAGAGGCGGCCATGGTAACGAATTGAAGGAAGGGAAGTTTGAAGGAAGAAAAGCTGAAATATGAGTAGTGGAGGTGATGCAATTGAATGTTACTGCAGCTCGTGATAATATATAGGgattcttcattattattatattattttaatcaagaCTTTGACTTATTGACTTAAGCCAAATGCCAAACGCCAATTACCAATACTCTTGTTTGTTTCATGATTAGGTAAGGTTCATTAGTTTCTTACCTAATCATGTGTGGCCAGTGCAAGTTGATGTTTTGGTTCCCTCCtaagtttatatattattgttgtAGTCTGGTGTAAATGCACGAGGAtaatcaaaaaatttagaagaaatttaaattatttatggtattgatttatattttttttatctttacatttttataaattttgtaatgatttttcattatatatatataatttaattaattttagacttctaaatattttacttctcacaaaaataaaaataaaaatttttcaaaagaggCGGCCATGTATATAGTGATTTTTCAAACCAttccttatttttcttattattatattattttaataaagaccTTGATTTGTTGACTTGTGCTTTTATATTATGTTAAGCCAAACCCACAAGGATCAACACTAACCACTCAGGTGATGAGATGTACAGTCCGTTTGggaagattttttctttttttctttttttctttttgagaatttgggaagaaatttatttaattttatagtttttttttatactatttataggtctcattGTATAATTGATACTATTTATAGATCTCATTGTATTATTCAACTAGCTTTTAACTTCatcttttttacatttttagtaaaaaaatttcagtttcaactaaataaactgTTCTTAAACGGACCCGTAGTATTAGATTCATTTTAGAACCATCTTTAATAATGTAGAGATTTTTCATTAAGGATAAAACTTAAGTATAATACCTTAGGTCATGTTCTTTAGATTCCCCTCTTAAAATTCAGTCATGTGAccacttaattaaaaaaatacacttccattccataagaaaaaatccacatggcagaatcttaacaGGGGAACCTAAGGAATAGCACTTAAATActatacctaagtcttgccctTCCATTAATATCTTGCCCTTCCATTAATATCATAATCATCTAGAATgtgaattattgaatttttgtttttattgggtGACTTGGTGACCATTAATCtattatgcaatattttccaCCATGTAACATAATTTTCATGTAGGGCCAAAAATTCATGTTGAGGAAATTGTTTTTGGAACTTAAGGCTCATTATTGAATACAATGTCAAGTCATGTGTATGTGCTCTTAATGACAAGATTAAATTAGTGATAGTATATGCTTTTAGCCAAACCCCTAGAGATCATTGCGTAGCACACACAAGTGAAGAGATGTAGTATTAGGTTCATTTGACAATCATCTTTCATGTAACCGCATAGAGATTTTTCAATAATATCAAAATCATTAAGCATTTGTCTTATCgacatctttttgttttttagttgggTGACTTGTTGACCATTAATCCTTTATGCAATATTTTCCACCATGTGACATGATTTCATGTAAGGCCCAAAATTTATGAACTTAAGCCTCACGGTTGAGTAGAATATCATGTGAATGTGCTCTTAATGGCATGATTAAATTAGTGATAATATTGGCTTTAAGCCAAACCCCCCAAAGATCAATGCCCACCACACACAAGTGATGAGATGTGGTGTTAGGTTTATTTGACAACCGTCTCTCACATAATAGTGTAGAGATTTTTtatcaatatcaaaatcatcaagaatTTGACTTATTgacatcttttgttttttggttgtgtGACTTATTGACCATTAATTTTCATCTAAGACCATAAATTCATGTTGAGTACATTTGTTTAGAACTTGAGGCTCATGATGGAGTAAAATATCTTGTGTATGTGCTCTTAATGACATGATTAAATTAGTGATAATATAGGCTTTAAGTAAAACCCCCATAGATCAATGCTCACCACTCATAAGTGATGAGATGTTGCTTTAGGTTCATTTGACATCCATCTTTCAAGTAACCGCGTAGAGGTTATCCATCAATGTCAGAATCATCTAGaatttgtctctctttttttgactTGTTGACCATTGATCcattatgcaatattttccaCTATTAGGGGCGGCTTTACTTGTTAATCGGGGTGGTGACCACCTTgacttgaattttattttttatatatagaccttaaaaaattaaattttaaattaatgtgttgttgaccaccctaaaaaagaTTCGTGACCACTCTAAAAAAATCTTGAAcaccctaaataaaaatttgagccattaaaaagaaaattttggtccaatgaagattgaaccaaaaaattgttaaaagtgCTATGttaacaacattttcacaaataaatcttaagtggcataTTGTTACTGCCTAATAGTAGTGAACAAAAAGATAATTTCATTcctaatttcaaattagaaccaataacaacttaccagtTAGggtttattatgaaaataatgtagatatagcacttctcaaaaattgcccaaacacatacaaattagcccaaaagcccaaatcaaatgtttagttgtgattttttttttttaattttgatttcaaaaggcatattttaaaatcattatatattttttttctaaaaaacacattttcaaaTAGTTAGTCACTTAGTCTGTTCGTGCTTGCTTTAGTCTTCTACtgaatttgttgaatttatttgatacaTTTTCTACACATGCATAT
The sequence above is drawn from the Castanea sativa cultivar Marrone di Chiusa Pesio chromosome 5, ASM4071231v1 genome and encodes:
- the LOC142636097 gene encoding receptor-like protein EIX1, which encodes MAASFATLHHVLYLVWFLPIAFSLSFFFFFKAESISNVSCNEKDKQALLTLKRGLTDQEHVLSSWSDHKDCCIWDRVFCDKKIGRVSELHLNYSRLGGEISSSLLQLEHLNYLDLSGNDFNCTPIPTFLGSMFSLTYLDLLGANFCGLIPHQLGNLSSLRYLSLGVNSLYVDNLRWMSGLSAIQHLDLGDADLHREVDWLQIMSCENSCNQDNYN